One region of Molothrus aeneus isolate 106 chromosome 1, BPBGC_Maene_1.0, whole genome shotgun sequence genomic DNA includes:
- the ARC gene encoding activity-regulated cytoskeleton-associated protein: MQLDNVTSAGVHSFQGHRGVANKPNVILQIGKCRAEMLEHVRRTHRHLLTEVSKQVERELKGLQKSVGKLENNLEDHVPTENQRWKKSIKACLIRCQETIAHLERWVKREMNVWKEVFFRLEKWADRLESMGGKYCPGEQGKQTVSVGVGGPEIRPSEGEIYDYALDMSQMYALTPPPGEVPSIPQGHDSYQWVSVSEDAPASPVETQVFEDPREFLSHLEEYLKQVGGTEEYWLSQIQNHMNGPAKKWWEYKQDSVKNWVEFKKEFLQYSEGTLTRDAIKRELDLPQKEGEPLDQFLWRKRDLYQTLYVDADEEEIIQYVVGTLQPKLKRFLSYPLPKTLEQLIQRGKEVQGNMEHSEEPSPQRTPEVQPGDSVETVPPSTTASPVPSNGTQPEPPSPPATVI, encoded by the coding sequence ATGCAGCTGGACAATGTCACCAGCGCGGGCGTCCACTCCTTCCAGGGGCACCGTGGAGTTGCCAACAAGCCCAATGTAATCCTGCAGATAGGGAAGTGCAGGGCAGAAATGCTGGAGCATGTCCGGAGGACCCACAGGCACCTCCTGACAGAGGTCTCCAAGCAGGTGGAGCGGGAGCTGAAGGGGTTGCAGAAATCCGTGGGGAAGTTGGAGAACAACTTAGAGGACCATGTCCCAACCGAAAACCAGAGGTGGAAGAAGTCCATCAAGGCCTGCCTGATCAGATGCCAGGAGACAATTGCCCACCTGGAGAGGTGGGTCAAGAGGGAGATGAATGTTTGGAAGGAGGTCTTTTTCCGCCTGGAAAAGTGGGCTGACCGCCTGGAGTCCATGGGAGGCAAAtactgccctggggagcagggcaagCAGACGGTGTCCGTCGGGGTGGGAGGCCCGGAGATAAGGCCAAGTGAGGGGGAGATTTATGATTATGCCCTGGACATGAGCCAGATGTATGCCCTGACCCCTCCTCCCGGGGAGGTGCCTAGCATCCCCCAGGGCCACGATTCCTACCAGTGGGTCTCCGTGTCAGAGGATGCTCCAGCCTCCCCGGTGGAGACCCAGGTGTTTGAGGATCCCCGGGAGTTCTTGAGCCACTTGGAGGAATACTTAAAGCAGGTGGGTGGAACGGAGGAGTATTGGCTGTCTCAGATCCAAAACCACATGAACGGCCCAGCTAAAAAGTGGTGGGAGTACAAGCAGGACTCCGTCAAAAACTGGGTCGAGTTCAAGAAGGAGTTCCTGCAGTACAGCGAGGGAACTCTGACTAGGGATGCCATCAAAAGGGAGCTGGATTTGCCCCAGAAAGAGGGCGAGCCCCTGGATCAGTTCCTCTGGCGCAAGAGAGACCTGTACCAGACCCTCTATGTGGATGCAGATGAGGAGGAGATCATCCAGTACGTGGTAGGCACCCTCCAGCCCAAACTGAAGCGTTTCCTGAGCTACCCCCTGCCCAAGACCTTAGAGCAGCTGATCCAGAGGGGGAAGGAAGTCCAAGGCAACATGGAGCACTCTGAGGAGCCCAGCCCACAGAGGACCCCTGAGGTTCAGCCAGGAGACTCCGTGGAGACCGTGCCCCCCTCAACCACCGCCAGTCCCGTGCCGAGCAACGGGACTCAaccagagccccccagccccccagccaCTGTCATATGA